In a single window of the Brachionichthys hirsutus isolate HB-005 chromosome 18, CSIRO-AGI_Bhir_v1, whole genome shotgun sequence genome:
- the hectd1 gene encoding E3 ubiquitin-protein ligase HECTD1 isoform X1 yields the protein MADVDPDTLLEWLQMGQGDERDMQLIALEQLCMLLLMSDNVDRCFETCPPRTFLPALCKIFLDESAPDNVLEVTARAITYYLDVSAECTRRIVGVDGAIKALCNRLVVVELNNRASRDLAEQCVKVLELICTRESGAVFEAGGLNCVLSFIRDSGHLVHKDTLHSAMAVVSRLCSKMEPQDSSLETCVESLSSLLKHEDHQVSDGALRCFASLADRFTRRGVDPAPLAKHGLTEELLSRMAAAGGTVSGPASCKPGRTSTGGAPSAPDSKVSNQVSTIVSLLSTLCRGSPLVTHDLLRSALPDSMESALRGDERCVLDTMRLVDLLLVLLFEGRKALPKSTAGSTGRIPGLRRLDSSGERSHRQLIDCIRSKDTDALIDAIDTGAFEVNFMDDVGQTLLNWASAFGTQEMVEFLCERGADVNRGQRSSSLHYAACFGRPQVAKTLLRHGANPDLRDEDGKTPLDKARERGHSEVVAILQSPGDWMCPVNKGDDKKKKDVNKEEEEGSEPKGDPEMAPIYLRRLLPVFAQTFQQTMLPSIRKASLALIRKMVHYSSEVLLKEVCDSETGHNLPTVLVEITATVLDQEDDDDGHLLALQIIRDLVDKGGDVFLDQLARLGVISKVSTLAGPASDDENEDEAKPEKEEEVQEDAREVQQGKPYHWKDWSIIRGRDCLYIWSDAAALELSNGSNGWFRFILDGKLATMYSSGSPEGGSDSSESRSEFLEKLQRARSQVKPVTASQPILSSVGPTKLTVGNWSLTCLKEGEIAIHNSDGQQATILKEDLPGFVFESNRGTKHSFTAETSLGSEFVTGWTGKRGRKLKSKLEKTKQKVKSMARELYDDHFKAVESMPRGVVVTLRNISTQLESAWELHTHRQCIEGENTWRDLMKTALENLIVVLKDENTISPYEMCSSGLVQALFTVLNNSVELDLTHDCKPLMERINVFKAAFSENEDDESRPAVALIRKLIAVLESIERLPLHLYDTPGSSYNLQILTRRLRFRLERAPGETALIDRTGRMLKMEPLATVESLEQYLLKMVAKQWYDFERSSFVFVRKLREGQTFTFRHQHNFDENGIVYWVGTNAKTAYEWVNPAAYGLVVVTSSEGRNLPYGRLEDILSRDSSALNCHTNDDKNACFAVDLGLWVIPSAYTLRHARGYGRSALRNWVFQVSKDGQIWTTLHTHVDDCSLNEPGSTATWPLDPSKDEKQGWRHIRIKQMGKNASGQTHYLSLSGLELYGTVIAVCEDQLGRAVKEAEANLRRQRRLFRSQVMKYIVPGARVVRGIDWKWRDQDGNLAGEGTVTGEAHNGWIDVTWDAGGSNSYRMGAEGKFDLKLAPGYDPESAATAPSPKPVSSTVSGPASSTVGPSVMPAAGSGTTSSSSSSLQQQSWSSLMKNNCPDKGGAMSLGGAGSSSRKGSSSSVCSAASSSDISLSSSTMGLRLERRAEGLLLDQGSGVGVVTGGGVGSDGQQREPIVVLSSVVEGGSGSASSSGTLTAGPGDEARNKDSSTATIDPATAVSMGLVSVSSPDVSSVSESSSKDTPSQRPLCSAANARLSVSSLLAAGAPMSSSASVPNLSSREASLMESFVRRAPNMSRTNATNNMNLSRSSSDNNTNTLGRNVLSTATSPLMGAQSFPNLTTTGTTSTVTMSTSIVTSSNNVATATTGLSVGQLLNNTLTTSLTSTSSESDTGQEAEFSLYDFLDSCRANTLLAELDDEEDLPEADDDDDENEDDNQEDQEYEEVLEEEEYETKGGRRRTWDDDFVLKRQFSALVPAFDPRPGRTNVQQTTDLEIPAPGTPHSEVQEEVECTPSPHLSLTLKVAGLGTAREVELPLSNYKSTIFYYVQRLLQLSCNGAVKTDKLRRIWEPTYTIMYRELKDSDKEKENGKTDLCEHSVGVGSRPGGLSPSSVSANQSSEILGVAREVAQAKAGCSQSACGVEDVLQLLRILYIIGGDSTSNARTLQEDFDELQFNASPEEFTSKKITTKILQQIEEPLALASGALPDWCEQLTSKCPFLIPFETRQLYFTCTAFGASRAIVWLQNRREATMERSRPSNTVRRDDPGEFRVGRLKHERVKVPRGEAMMEWAESVMQLHSDRKSVLEVEFQGEEGTGLGPTLEFYALVAAEFQRTSLGIWLCDDDFPDDESRQVDLGGGLKPPGFYVQRSCGLFPAPFPQDSEELERITKLFHFLGVFLAKCIQDNRLVDLPISQPVFKLLCMGDIKSNMSKLLYQSRSSPQGHDPERPHLQPFLLLSEASTEESQETYSVGSFDEDSKSEFIMDPPKPKPPAWYHGILTWDDFQLVNPHRARFLKEVKELAVKRRHILASKSFTEDEKNTRLQDLMLRNPLGSGPPLSIDDLGLNFQFCPSSKVHGFSAVDLKPNGDDEMVTMENAEEYVELMFDLCMHTGIQKQMEAFREGFNQVFPMEKLSSFSHKEVQMILCGNQSPSWTADDIVSYTEPKLGYTRDSPGFLRFVRVLCGMSSDERKAFLQFTTGCSTLPPGGLANLHPRLTIVRKVDATDSSYPSVNTCVHYLKLPEYSSEDIMRERLLAATMEKGFHLN from the exons ATGGCGGATGTGGACCCAGACACCTTGCTGGAGTGGCTGCAGATGGGTCAGGGCGATGAACGCGACATGCAGCTCATTGCCCTGGAGCAGCTCTGCATGCTCCTTCTGATGTCCGACAACGTCGACCGGTGCTTTGAGAC CTGTCCTCCTCGGACGTTCCTCCCAGCGCTCTGTAAGATCTTCCTGGATGAGAGCGCTCCCGATAATGTGCTGGAGGTCACAGCCAGAGCCATCACCTATTACCTGGATGTGTCGGCGGAATGCACCCGGAGGATTGTGGGGGTGGACGGAGCCATCAAGGCGCTGTGCAACCgcctggtggtggtggagctCAACAACCGGGCCAGCAGAGACCTGGCTGAGCAGTGTGTCAAG GTGCTGGAGCTGATCTGCACCAGGGAGTCCGGTGCTGTGTTCGAGGCCGGCGGTCTGAACTGTGTGCTGAGTTTCATCCGAGACAGCGGACATCTCGTTCATAAAGACACCCTGCACTCGGCGATGGCCGTCGTGTCCCGACTCTGCAGCAAGATGGAGCCTCAGGACTCGTCTTTAGAGACGTGCGTTGAGTCTCTGTCCAGCCTCCTCAAGCACGAAGACCACCAG GTCTCCGACGGTGCTCTACGCTGCTTCGCCTCATTGGCCGACAGGTTCACCCGCCGTGGCGTGGACCCGGCCCCTTTAGCTAAACACGGCCTGACAGAAGAGTTGCTGTCTCGCATGGCTGCCGCCGGCGGGACTGTTTCGGGCCCCGCCTCCTGCAAGCCTGGGCGGACCTCGACGGGCGGCGCCCCCTCAGCCCCGGACTCCAAAGTCAGTAACCAGGTGTCGACCATCGTCAGCCTGCTGTCCACGCTGTGCAGAGGCTCCCCGCTCGTCACGCAT GACCTGTTGCGTTCGGCGCTGCCCGACTCGATGGAGTCTGCCCTGCGAGGAGACGAGCGCTGCGTGCTGGACACGATGCGGTTGGTTGACCTCCTCCTAGTGCTTCTGTTCGAGGGACGAAAGGCGCTGCCCAAATCCACCGCCGGTTCGACAGGCCGGATCCCCGGCCTGCGGCGCCTGGACAGTTCCGGGGAGAGGTCCCACCGACAGCTGATCGACTGTATCCGAAGCAAAGACACGGATGCATTGATCGACGCCATCGACACCGGCG CTTTCGAGGTGAACTTCATGGATGATGTCGGACAGACGCTGCTCAACTGGGCTTCAGCTTTCGGCACGCAGGAAATG GTGGAGTTTTTATGTGAGAGGGGGGCGGACGTcaacagaggtcaaaggtcatcttCCCTACACTACGCTGCCTGTTTTGGACGCCCGCAAGTAGCCAAG ACTCTGCTGCGTCACGGAGCCAATCCTGACCTCCGAGATGAGGACGGGAAAACTCCTCTGGACAAAGCCAGGGAGAGGGGACACAGTGAGGTGGTGGCCATACTGCAGTCTCCTG ggGACTGGATGTGTCCTGTGAATAAAGGTGatgacaagaagaagaaagacgtgaacaaagaggaggaggagggcagcgagCCCAAAGGAGACCCGGAAATGGCCCCCATCTACCTGAGGAGACTCCTGCCTGTTTTTGCACAAACCTTTCAGCAAACCATGCTGCCTTCTATTCG GAAAGCCAGTCTGGCCCTGATCAGGAAGATGGTTCACTACAGCAGTGAAGTCCTGTTGAAGGAGGTGTGTGATAGTGAAACGGGGCACAACCTTCCCACTGTGCTGGTGGAGATCACCGCTACTGTGCTCGACCAGGAG GACGACGACGACGGTCACCTCCTGGCTCTGCAGATCATCAGAGATCTGGTGGATAAAGGCGGCGACGTTTTCCTCGACCAGCTTGCTCGATTGGGAGTCATCAGCAAGGTATCCACTCTGGCCGGACCGGCGTCTGACGACGAGAACGAGGATGAAGCCAAACCTGAAAAG gaggaagaggtcCAGGAGGATGCGAGAGAGGTCCAGCAGGGGAAGCCCTACCACTGGAAGGACTGGTCCATCATCAGAGGGAGGGACTGTCTCTACATCTGGTCAGACGCTGCTGCGCTGGAGCTCTCCAACGGCTCCAACGGCTGGTTCCGGTTCATCCTGGATGGGAAGCTGGCCACCATGTATTCCAGCGGGAGTCCTGAGGGGGGGTCGGACAGCTCGG AATCTCGCAGCGAGTTCCTGGAGAAGCTGCAACGAGCGCGGAGTCAGGTGAAACCTGTGACAGCCAGTCAGCCCATCCTGTCCAGCGTGGGCCCCACCAAGCTCACAGTGGGCAACTGGTCCCTCACCTGTTTGAAGGAGGGAGAGATTGCCATCCACAATTCAGACGGCCAGCAGGCCACCATCCTGAAAGAAGACCTCCCGGGCTTTGTGTTTGAGTCCAACCGCGGAACCAAGCACTCTTTCACCGCCGAGACCTCACTGG GCTCCGAGTTTGTGACGGGTTGGACGGGAAAGCGAGGCAGGAAGCTGAAATCGAAGCTGGAGAAGACGAAGCAGAAGGTGAAGAGCATGGCGAGGGAGCTGTACGACGATCACTTCAAAGCTGTGGAGAGCATGCCCAGGGGCGTGGTGGTCACCCTGAGGAACATCTCCACACAGCTGGAGTCCGCCTgggagctgcacacacaccgGCAG TGTATTGAAGGAGAGAACACATGGAGGGACCTGATGAAAACCGCTCTGGAGAACCTGATCGTCGTTTTGAAAGACGAAAACACAATTTCTCCGTACGAGATGTGCAGCAGTGGCCTGGTGCAGGCGTTGTTCACCGTCCTGAATAAT agtGTGGAACTGGACCTGACTCATGATTGTAAGCCTTTAATGGAGAGGATCAATGTCTTTAAGGCGGCTTTCAGTGAGAATGAAGACGATGAGAG ccgaCCAGCTGTTGCCTTAATCCGTAAACTGATCGCTGTCCTGGAGTCAATCGAGCGTCTACCTCTGCACCTGTACGACACTCCAGGGTCCTCATACAACCTGCAG ATCTTGACAAGGAGGTTGCGGTTCCGTTTGGAGCGAGCGCCAGGTGAAACGGCGCTGATCGACAGGACGGGCCGCATGTTAAAGATGGAGCCGCTTGCTACTGTGGAGTCTCTGGAGCAGTATCTGCTGAAGATG GTGGCCAAGCAGTGGTACGACTTTGAGCGCTCGTCGTTCGTCTTTGTGAGGAAGCTGAGGGAAGGACAGACCTTCACGTTTAGACACCAACACAACTTTGATGAGAATGGAATCGTCTACTGGGTCGGAACCAATGCCAA GACGGCCTATGAGTGGGTAAATCCTGCTGCCTATGGCCTGGTGGTGGTGACATCATCGGAGGGGCGGAACCTTCCATACGGGAGGTTGGAGGACATCCTGAGTCGGGATAGCTCCGCCCTCAACTGCCACACCAATGACGACAAGAACGCCTGCTTTGCTGTTGACCTCGGCCTCTGGGTCATTCCCTCAGCATACACGCTAAGACACGCCAG GGGTTACGGTCGCTCCGCCTTGAGGAACTGGGTGTTTCAGGTGTCGAAGGACGGGCAGATCTGGACAACCCTCCACACCCACGTAGACGACTGCAGCCTTAACGAACCCGG GTCGACGGCCACGTGGCCTCTGGACCCATCCAAAGACGAGAAGCAGGGGTGGAGACACATCAGGATCAAACAGATGGGGAAGAACGCCAGCGGTCAGACCCACTACTTGTCCCTGTCCGGACTTGAGCTGTACGGCACTGTCATCGCCGTTTGTGAGGACCAGCTGG GTAGAGCTGTGAAGGAGGCGGAGGCGAACCTTCGTCGCCAGCGCCGCTTGTTTCGTTCCCAGGTGATGAAGTACATTGTCCCGGGGGCGCGGGTGGTCCGGGGCATTGACTGGAAATGGCGCGACCAGGATGGCAACCTGGCCGGAGAGGGAACCGTCACCGGCGAGGCCCACAACG GCTGGATTGATGTAACCTGGGATGCTGGCGGCTCTAACTCTTACCGTATGGGTGCTGAAGGGAAGTTTGACCTCAAGCTTGCTCCAGGGTACGACCCTGAGTCGGCTGCCACAGCGCCGTCACCCAAACCTGTCTCATCCACTGTTTCAggccccgcctcttccacgGTGGGACCCTCTGTGATGCCAGCGGCCGGCAGCGGCAccacctcctcgtcctcgtcctccttgcAGCAGCAGTCGTGGAGCAGCCTGATGAAAAATAACTGTCCGGACAAGGGCGGGGCCATGTCGTTGGGAGGGGCCGGCTCCTCCAGCAGgaagggcagcagcagctccgtctGCAGCGCCGCCTCTTCCTCAGACATCAGCCTGAGCTCCTCCACCATGGGGCTGCGGCTGGAGAGGCGGGCCGAGGGGCTGCTGCTCGACCAGGGCTCCGGCGTGGGCGTAGTAACGGGGGGCGGGGTCGGCTCTGACGGACAGCAGCGGGAGCCGATTGTTGTGCTGTCTTCCGTGGTGGAGGGCGGGTCCGGCTCGGCGTCGAGCTCCGGCACGCTCACCGCCGGCCCCGGTGACGAAGCCAGGAACAAGGACTCGTCCACGGCGACCATCGATCCGGCCACGGCGGTCTCCATGGGGCTGGTGAGCGTGAGCTCCCCCGACGTTAGCTCGGTGTCGGAGTCCTCCAGCAAGGACACGCCTTCCCAGAGGCCCCTGTGCTCGGCGGCTAACGCCCGACTGTCCGTCAGCTCCCTGCTCGCCGCCGGCGCTCCCATGAGCTCCAGCGCCAGCGTGCCCAACCTGTCGTCCCGCGAGGCCAGCCTCATGGAGTCCTTCGTCCGCCGTGCGCCCAACATGTCACGGACCAACGCCACCAACAACATGAATCtcagccgcagcagcagcgacaACAACACCAACACGTTGGGCCGGAACGTCCTGAGTACCGCCA ctTCTCCTCTCATGGGCGCTCAGAGCTTTCCTAACCTCACCACCACCGGCACCACCTCCACCGTCACCATGTCAACCTCCATAGTAACCAGCAGCAACAACGTAGCAACGGCAACCACAGGTCTGTCCGTGGGACAGTTACTAAACAACACCCTGACGACCAGCCTGACGTCCACGTCCAGTGAGAGTGACACGGGTCAGGAGGCGGAGTTCTCTCTCTAtg ACTTCCTGGACAGCTGCCGCGCCAACACGCTCTTGGCGGAGCTTGACGACGAGGAAGACCTCCCAGAGgccgacgacgacgacgacgagaATGAAGACGACAATCAGGAGGACCAGGAGTACGAGGAGGTCCTG gaggaggaggagtacgAGACCAAAGGAGGACGCAGGAGGACCTGGGATGATGATTTTGTCTTGAAGAGACAGTTCTCTGCTCTGGTCCCCGCCTTTGACCCGCGACCGGGAAGAACTAACGTCCAGCAGACCACGGACCTGGAGATCCCTGCACCgg GAACTCCTCATTCGGAGgttcaggaggaggtggagtgcACGCCGTCCCCTCACCTCTCCCTCACCCTGAAG GTGGCGGGGCTGGGTACGGCGCGGGAGGTGGAGCTTCCTCTGTCCAACTACAAGTCCACCATCTTCTACTACGTCcagcggctgctgcagctgtccTGCAACGGCGCCGTGAAGACGGACAAGCTGCGACGCATCTGGGAGCCCACGTACAC GATCATGTACAGAGAACTGAAGGACTCagacaaagagaaggagaacGGGAAGACG GACTTGTGTGAACACAGCGTCGGTGTGGGGAGTCGGCCCGGCGGCCTGAGCCCGAGCTCggtgtcagccaatcagagcagcgaGATTCTGGGCGTAGCCAGGGAGGTGGCACAGGCGAAAGCAGGCTGCAGCCAGAGCGCCTGCGGGGTGGAGgacgtcctgcagctgctgcgcaTCCTCTACATCATCGGAGGAGACTCCACCTCCAACGCACGCACTCTGCAGGAGG ATTTTGACGAGCTGCAATTCAATGCGTCTCCAGAGGAGTTCACCAGCAAGAAGATCACAACGAAGATTCTGCAGCAGATCGAG GAGCCTCTCGCGCTGGCTAGCGGCGCTCTGCCCGACTGGTGTGAACAGCTCACCTCCAAGTGTCCCTTCCTCATCCCCTTTGAGACGCGACAGCTCTACTTCACCTGCACGGCGTTCGGAGCGTCCAG GGCGATCGTGTGGCTCCAGAACCGGCGGGAGGCAACCATGGAACGCTCCAGGCCGTCCAACACGGTGCGGCGCGACGACCCTGGGGAGTTCAGAGTGGGCCGGCTCAAACACGAGCGAGTCAAAGTCCCCCGAGGAGAAGCCATGATGGAATGGGCGGAGTCGGTAATGCAGCTCCACTCTGACAGGAAGTCTGTGCTGGAG gTGGAGTTCCAGGGCGAGGAGGGGACTGGTCTCGGCCCGACTCTGGAGTTCTACGCTCTAGTGGCTGCAGAGTTTCAGAGGACGTCTCTGGGCATCTGGCTGTGTGACGACGACTTCCCCGACGACGAGTCCCGACAG GTGGACCTGGGCGGCGGTCTGAAGCCTCCTGGTTTTTACGTGCAGCGCTCCTGCGGTCTGTTCCCGGCACCGTTCCCTCAGGACAGCGAGGAGCTGGAGCGCATCACCAAGCTCTTCCACTTCCTGGGCGTCTTCCTGGCCAAGTGCATCCAGGACAACCGTCTGGTGGACCTGCCCATCTCTCAGCCGGTCTTCAAGCTGCTCTGCATGGGGGACATCAAGTCCAACATGAGCAAACTGCTGTACCAGTCCCGCAGCTCGCCGCAGGGTCACGACCCCGAGCGGCCCCACCTGCAGCCCTTCCTCCTGTTGTCCGAGGCCTCCACCGAGGAGAGCCAGGAGACGTACTCCGTAGGCAGCTTCGATGAGGACTCCAAGTCTGAGTTCATCATGGACCCCCCGAAACCCAAACCACCGGCCTGGTATCACGGCATCCTCACCTGGGACGACTTCCAGCTGGTCAACCCACACAG ggctCGTTTCctgaaggaggtgaaggagctggCGGTGAAGAGGAGGCACATCCTGGCCAGTAAGAGCTTCACCGAAGACGAGAAGAACACCCGGCTGCAGGATCTGATGCTGAGGAACCCGCTGGGCTCCGGACCCCCCCTCAGCATCGATGACCTCGG gtTGAACTTCCAGTTCTGTCCGTCGTCGAAGGTTCACGGCTTCTCGGCGGTGGATCTCAAACCGAACGGAGATGACGAG aTGGTGACGATGGAGAATGCAGAGGAGTACGTAGAGTTGATGTTTGACTTGTGCATGCACACCGGCATCCAGAAACAGATGGAGGCCTTCAGAG agggTTTTAATCAAGTGTTTCCAATGGAGAAGTTGAGTTCTTTCAGCCACAAGGAGGTTCAGATGATCCTCTGTGGAAACCAATCACCTTCCTGGACTGCTGATGACATCGTCAGCTACACCGAACCAAAGCTGGGCTACACCAGAGACAG TCCCGGCTTCCTGCGCTTCGTCAGAGTTTTGTGCGGGATGTCGTCGGATGAGAGGAAAGCGTTCCTACAGTTCACCACCGGCTGCTCCACGCTGCCCCCCGGAGGCCTCGCCAACCTGCACCCCCGCCTCACCATAGTCAGGAAG GTGGACGCCACCGACTCCAGTTACCCGTCAGTCAACACCTGCGTTCACTACCTGAAGCTTCCTGAATATTCATCCGAGGACATCATGCGTGAGCGTCTGTTAGCTGCCACCATGGAGAAGGGCTTCCACCTCAACTGA